One part of the Nitrosophilus kaiyonis genome encodes these proteins:
- a CDS encoding YigZ family protein, whose amino-acid sequence MRILLKEASVKYEEKKSKFISYIINFEKFEKFLNELQKEHPKANHIVWAYRYLDKNQIIENQSDDGEPKGSAGKPTLHILKKQNIINSAIITVRYFGGIKLGVNGLVKAYTKSATLALSKAEFGIYKEYKNISFSINYKDFSKFEYFLKKFDAKFVKKEFLSDNIEVIVQIENKKEHLFEKNIKNFIQK is encoded by the coding sequence ATGAGAATATTATTAAAAGAAGCATCTGTAAAATATGAAGAGAAAAAATCAAAATTTATCTCTTATATTATTAATTTTGAAAAATTTGAGAAATTTTTAAACGAACTTCAAAAAGAGCATCCAAAAGCAAACCATATTGTTTGGGCTTATAGATATTTAGATAAAAATCAAATTATTGAAAATCAAAGTGATGATGGTGAGCCAAAGGGTAGTGCAGGAAAACCAACATTGCATATACTAAAAAAGCAAAATATTATAAATAGTGCAATCATAACAGTACGATATTTTGGTGGGATAAAACTTGGAGTAAATGGATTGGTTAAAGCTTATACAAAATCGGCAACTCTTGCTTTATCAAAAGCAGAGTTTGGTATATATAAAGAGTATAAAAATATATCATTTTCTATAAATTACAAAGATTTTTCAAAATTTGAGTATTTTTTAAAAAAATTTGATGCAAAATTTGTAAAAAAAGAGTTTTTATCCGATAATATTGAAGTTATAGTTCAAATAGAGAATAAAAAAGAACATCTGTTTGAAAAAAATATCAAAAATTTTATTCAAAAGTAG
- a CDS encoding NUDIX hydrolase produces MNIKTPFLTVDGIIKIFEEDKFKGIVLIKRKNPPIGLALPGGFVEVGERVEEALIREMKEETSLDVTIERLLGVYSDPKRDPRFHTASCVFICNAKGIPKGGDDAKEAYIYKLEEIEYDLMVFDHAKILKDFLEKL; encoded by the coding sequence ATGAATATAAAAACCCCTTTTTTAACAGTTGATGGAATTATTAAGATTTTTGAGGAAGATAAATTTAAAGGAATTGTTCTTATAAAAAGGAAAAATCCTCCTATAGGCTTGGCTCTTCCAGGAGGCTTTGTAGAAGTTGGCGAAAGAGTAGAAGAGGCATTGATAAGAGAGATGAAAGAAGAAACCTCTTTAGATGTTACAATAGAAAGACTGTTAGGAGTATATAGTGATCCAAAAAGAGATCCGAGGTTTCATACAGCTTCATGTGTATTTATTTGCAATGCAAAAGGCATACCAAAAGGTGGAGATGATGCAAAAGAGGCCTATATTTATAAATTAGAAGAGATTGAATATGATTTAATGGTTTTTGATCATGCAAAAATATTAAAAGATTTTCTGGAAAAATTATGA